GTAACAATGGCGTGAAATTCAAGGGCAGTAGTGCTACCATAggtcaaaaaaatttgcagagataaaaaaattgtaaagaatCAAGAATAACTATGAGCCCATGAAAAGTATGGTGGTATAGTATTATGTGCTTTTAGCTTTGTTCGTCTAAAATCACGTTTTTATTGCTCTTTCGCTTTTCACTGAGGTGACTCAAAAAGTGGTTCTTTTCTCTCCTATGTAAAAGAACTTTCGGTCTCTTTATAGCAGATttgttcatcatcttcttcgtCAGAATTGTGAAGAGAAAGTAGAGATATGGAGCTCaattcaagaagaaaagaagaagcaataCAATTCGATTTATGGAGCATAATGATGTCCGAAATGGCCAAAGACAAAGAGGCTGCACCCAAACCACTTCCACCTCTTAAGAGATCAGTGATCTCCATGAACCACAAGAGTCTCCAACTATGTACAGAAACTCTGGGATCGGAGAGCGACCCACTTCCTGATATTTCACGTACTTGTAATATTGACCTAGAGCTATCTGAGACTGGCTCTTACAGGTTCTCATCGTACCCTCCTATGGAGACTGTGAAACAACAACAAGAGCAAGATGAGAAGGTGTGTGGAACTTTTGAGAATAAGGAAGAAAGTAGAGACTGTATAGTGATGGGAAAGCAGTCCCATAATGCTTGTTCTAGTAAGAAATTATCGAAGCCTAGATCAAGATCGTTCCCACCACCTCTTCCTTC
The Quercus lobata isolate SW786 chromosome 10, ValleyOak3.0 Primary Assembly, whole genome shotgun sequence DNA segment above includes these coding regions:
- the LOC115962592 gene encoding protein FAF-like, chloroplastic yields the protein MELNSRRKEEAIQFDLWSIMMSEMAKDKEAAPKPLPPLKRSVISMNHKSLQLCTETLGSESDPLPDISRTCNIDLELSETGSYRFSSYPPMETVKQQQEQDEKVCGTFENKEESRDCIVMGKQSHNACSSKKLSKPRSRSFPPPLPSLSRMELEPHRDNGRLVLQAVSLLPSQNQFQAR